ATGCCATCTAGGTATTCTTCAGAAGAAAGTATATTAGATGCAGAGATTCTCTCTAAAAATCTGAATATGAAGTTTTTGACCATTCCTATTGAAAAGACCTTTTCGTCTTATCTTGAAACATTAAAACAAGCCTTTAAAGGCACAAAGCCAAATGTGGCCGAAGAAAACATTCAGGCCCGCATAAGAGGTAATATTCTTATGGCGATATCCAATAAATTCGGATGGCTTGTTTTAGCCACGGGGAACAAGAGTGAAACAGCTACAGGATATTGCACCCTTTACGGAGATATGGCAGGAGGATTCGCCGTCATAAAAGATGTTCCAAAAACTATGGTTTACAAACTGGTAGAACATAGAAATAAAATAGCAGGATTCGACCTCACGCCTCAAAATGTTTTAACCAAGCCCCCCTCTGCCGAACTCAGACCCGACCAAAAAGACATAGACACACTTCCTCCTTATGACTTACTCGACCCCATACTTCAAGCTTATGTCGAAGAGGATAAAGCTATAGAAGAGATCATCGGCATGGGTTTTGATAGAGAAATAGTGGAAAAAGCAGTTAAGCTTGTCGATAAAAGTGAATACAAGCGTCGCCAGTCTCCTCCAGGTATTAAGATAACTTCCCGTGCCTTCGGCAGAGACAGAAGACTACCCATAACATATTATCCTCTATGGAAATAATTTTTGCCCTGCCATGTATCTCTCTTGATCAATGTCTCTTGTATTAAATTTAATGTCTCTCTTTTCCTTAAAGACCAGGCAGGAGATAGAAGTTCATCCGCTCTTGGGTCTCCCATCAACCTTTGAATTACAGCATTCGGAGGCAACAACTCTAAACTATCTACCAAAATATCTACGAATTCTTCTTGCTCCAATGGTCTATACTTGCCATTTTCATACATCTTTGCCAACTTAGTTCCCTTTACCACATACAGATGATGAAATTTAATACCATCTATCGATAGTTTTGATAAAGCCTTTACCGTTTCCAGCATATCCTCTTTTGTCTCTTCAGGAAGACCCAATATGATATGGACACAGATCAGTATGTTTCTATTTGCAGTCATCTCCACCGCTTTTAAAAAATCCTCATAGCTATGACCTCGATTTATGAGTTTCAAGGTCCTGTTATGGATAGACTGAAGACCATATTCAATCCATACCTGATATTCTTTGGCATAACTTTGTATCAAATCCAGTATCTTTTCATCTACACAATCCGGTCTTGTTCCTATGGAAAGACCCACAATATCTTCACAGGATAAAGCTTCGTCGTACAGTGATTTTAATACTTCATAAGGTGCGTAGGTGTTGCAAAACGACTGAAAATAGGCGATAAACTTCTTTGCCTTGTATTTTTTCCTTAAGAATATCTCTGCTTGAGTA
This region of Deltaproteobacteria bacterium genomic DNA includes:
- a CDS encoding TIGR01212 family radical SAM protein (This family includes YhcC from E. coli K-12, an uncharacterized radical SAM protein.); its protein translation is MCKKRYYDLNTFLRKTFNCRVQKIALDAGLSCPNRDGAKGYGGCIYCNAYGSGTGAYRKGLSISEQITQAEIFLRKKYKAKKFIAYFQSFCNTYAPYEVLKSLYDEALSCEDIVGLSIGTRPDCVDEKILDLIQSYAKEYQVWIEYGLQSIHNRTLKLINRGHSYEDFLKAVEMTANRNILICVHIILGLPEETKEDMLETVKALSKLSIDGIKFHHLYVVKGTKLAKMYENGKYRPLEQEEFVDILVDSLELLPPNAVIQRLMGDPRADELLSPAWSLRKRETLNLIQETLIKRDTWQGKNYFHRG